In a single window of the Papaver somniferum cultivar HN1 chromosome 8, ASM357369v1, whole genome shotgun sequence genome:
- the LOC113304594 gene encoding PGR5-like protein 1A, chloroplastic: MVTQLGFAINSPRLSFSPPLLHKPFNSLSTSSSSSSKLHFNSSAKFIDHKSLARRRVFIISAKAADQQQDQASEDEVIDSNVLQYCSIDKKEKKTVGELEQDFLQALQSFYYEGKATMSNEEFDNLKEELMWEGSSVVMLSSSEQKFLEAAMAYVSGKPIMTDKEYDELKLQLKIDGSEIVVEGPRCSLRSKKVYSDLTVDYVKMFLLQVPAAVVALGLFFFLDDITGFEITYLLELPEPFSFIFTWFAALPLIFYLSQAFTNAIVKDFLILKGACPNCGTENTSFFGTILSIASGGVTNTVKCTNCGTPLVYDSKTRLITLPEQA, from the exons atggtaacccagttgggttttgcaatcaattctcctcgtctttcattttcccctccactTCTTCACAAACCTTTCAACTCactttccacttcttcttcttcttcatcgaagCTTCACTTCAATTCTTCCGCTAAGTTTATCGATCACAAATCACTTGCCCGGCGTAGAGTTTTCATTATTTCAGCTAAAGCTGCTGATCAACAACAAG ACCAGGCTTCGGAAGACGAGGTTATTGACAGTAATGTCTTGCAGTATTGTAGCATAgacaagaaggagaagaagacagTAGGggaacttgagcaagattttctCCAAGCACTCCAA TCGTTCTACTATGAGGGAAAGGCTACCATGTCAAATGAAGAATTTGATAATCTCAAGGAAGAACTGATGTGGGAAGGAAGCAGCGTTGTGATGCTAA GTTCGAGTGAACAAAAGTTTCTGGAAGCTGCGATGGCCTATGTATCTGGGAAACCTATAATGACAGACAAAGAGTACGACGAATTGAAATTACAACTCAAG ATTGACGGAAGCGAAATCGTTGTAGAGGGTCCAAGATGCAGTCTTCGTAGTAAAAAG GTCTACAGCGATTTGACGGTTGACTATGTTAAGATGTTTCTACTGCAAGTCCCAGCAGCTGTTGTTGCACTTGGATT GTTCTTCTTCCTGGATGACATTACTGGATTTGAAATCACATATCTTTTGGAG CTTCCAGAGCCATTCAGCTTCATTTTCACGTGGTTTGCTGCTCTGCCCCTCATTTTCTATCTATCTCAAGCATTCACAAACGCTATCGTGAAAGATTTTCTGATCCTAAAG GGCGCCTGTCCGAACTGTGGAACTGAAAATACATCCTTCTTCGGAACTATACTATCAATAGCTAGCGGTGGTGTTACTAATACAGTTAAATGCACAAA CTGTGGCACTCCTCTAGTATATGattccaaaactcgtttgatTACATTGCCAGAACAAGCTTGA
- the LOC113304595 gene encoding histone deacetylase complex subunit SAP18-like, with amino-acid sequence MAGVAEPQNRQGGGRPHHLQARGPPPPPPPPRALIDREKTCPLLLRVFTKVGGHHTKEDFATRGKEPKKEVQIYTWKDATLRELTDLVKEVAPEARRRDAKLSFAFVYPDKNGRFVVRQVGTTHSQGMGNARKQDDHKALSDLSFQIGDYLDVAIL; translated from the exons atggCGGGAGTTGCAGAACCACAAAACAGACAAGGAGGAGGAAGACCTCATCATCTTCAAGCTAgaggaccaccaccaccaccaccacctcctcgtGCTTTAATCGATCGTGAAAAG ACTTGTCCTTTATTACTTCGAGTTTTCACTAAG GTTGGAGGCCATCATACTAAGGAAGACTTTGCAACGAGAGGCAAGGAACCCAAGAAGGAGGTCCAAATTTATACATGGAAGGATGCTACTCTTAGGGAGTTAACTGATTTG GTCAAAGAAGTTGCTCCTGAGGCAAGACGAAGAGATGCAAAACTATCATTTGCATTTGTATATCCCGACAAGAATGGTCGTTTTGTAGTAAGACAG GTTGGAACGACCCATTCACAAGGGATGGGAAATGCAAGAAAACAGGATGACCATAAGGCATTGTCTGACCTCAGCTTCCAG ATTGGAGACTACTTGGATGTGGCGATATTGTAG